In Monodelphis domestica isolate mMonDom1 chromosome 3, mMonDom1.pri, whole genome shotgun sequence, the following proteins share a genomic window:
- the CMKLR1 gene encoding chemerin-like receptor 1, whose protein sequence is MASDDYNFTDGYYDYDGDGFVIAPEESTPNDAGVARICLVVIYSLVCFLGLLGNGLVIVITALKMKKTVNTVWFLNLAVADFLFNVFLPIHIVNTAMDYHWVFGKAMCKISHFVVVYNMYTSVFLLTTISFDRCISVVFPVWSQNHRSIRLASLACAAIWTLAFFLGSPSLIFRDTTIQQGKIVCFNNFSLLANVSHSHHLHSAQVSISYMRHVMVTVTRFLCGFFLPVFIITVCYLIIVCKLKRNRLAKSKKPFKIIVTIIITFFLCWCPYHTLYLLELHHASVPSSVFSLGLPLATALAISNSCMNPILYVFMGQDFKKFKVTIFSRLVNALSEDTTAHSSYMSHRSITKMSSMNERSSMNERETGML, encoded by the coding sequence ATGGCTAGTGACGATTACAACTTCACCGATGGCTACTATGACTATGATGGTGATGGATTTGTCATAGCTCCTGAAGAGTCAACCCCCAATGATGCTGGGGTGGCCAGAATCTGCTTGGTGGTGATCTACAGCTTAGTCTGCTTTCTGGGACTCTTGGGGAATGGCCTGGTCATTGTGATCACTgccttaaagatgaaaaaaactgtAAACACTGTCTGGTTTCTCAACCTAGCAGTGGCTGACTTTTTATTCAATGTCTTCCTCCCAATTCACATTGTCAACACAGCCATGGACTACCATTGGGTTTTTGGGAAGGCCATGTGCAAGATTAGCCACTTTGTGGTGGTCTACAACATGTACACCAGCGTCTTCCTACTTACCACCATCAGTTTTGACCGCTGCATCTCTGTTGTCTTCCCCGTGTGGTCCCAGAACCATCGGAGCATCCGGTTAGCTTCCCTTGCATGTGCAGCTATCTGGACCTTGGCCTTCTTCTTGGGTTCTCCATCCTTGATCTTCCGGGACACAACTATACAACAGGGCAAAATTGTCTGTTTCAACAACTTCAGTCTTCTGGCCAATGTCTCCCACTCCCACCATTTGCATTCAGCACAGGTCTCCATCTCATACATGAGGCATGTGATGGTGACTGTCACCCGGTTTCTTTGTGGATTTTTCCTTCCTGTGTTCATCATCACAGTGTGTTACCTCATCATTGTCTGCAAGTTGAAGCGTAACCGACTGGCCAAATCCAAGAAGCCATTCAAAATCATCGTGACCATCATCATCACCTTTTTTCTCTGCTGGTGTCCTTATCATACCCTGTACCTGCTGGAACTCCATCACGCCTCTGTGCCAAGTTCTGTGTTCAGTCTGGGGCTGCCCTTGGCCACAGCACTTGCCATCTCCAACAGCTGCATGAATCCTATTCTGTATGTCTTCATGGGCCAGGATTTCAAGAAATTCAAGGTGACCATATTCTCCAGGCTGGTCAATGCCTTGAGTGAGGACACTACTGCTCACTCTTCCTACATGAGTCACAGGAGTATCACTAAGATGTCCTCTATGAATGAAAGGTCTTCTATGAATGAGAGGGAGACTGGAATGCTCTGA